The proteins below are encoded in one region of Enhydrobacter sp.:
- a CDS encoding ferritin-like domain-containing protein, whose protein sequence is MGVSDSKKGTQRIYSLPVEVTDWKFDGATEIRFNWEYDDGSAALLELYDKGKKQQWDASTRLDWSLELDPDNPMALKDEAISIYDTDYWRRMTDKEKSWLRRHLQANSISQFMHGEQGALIATSKIVATVPDMNAKFYAATQVMDEARHVEAYKRLLHEKFQLAYPINKALKTLLEQTLTDRRWDMTYLGMQVLIEGLALAAFQSIRDKSGNTLAGAVNAYVMQDEARHVSFGRLALREYYPELSDAERDEREEFVVEALIFMRDRFNQAEVWERLGLPAKMLDDIHYNSKQMNSFRGRLFSRVVPTVKDIGLWGTRVQKAFAEMGVMDYAKVDVGEQLANDGRVADEFDRKMFVDRSLAAE, encoded by the coding sequence GTGGGCGTCAGCGACAGCAAGAAGGGCACTCAGCGCATCTATTCGCTGCCGGTCGAGGTCACCGACTGGAAGTTCGACGGCGCGACCGAGATCCGCTTCAACTGGGAGTACGACGACGGCTCCGCCGCGCTGCTCGAGCTCTACGACAAGGGCAAGAAGCAGCAGTGGGATGCCAGCACCCGGCTCGACTGGTCGCTCGAGCTCGATCCCGACAATCCGATGGCGCTGAAGGACGAGGCGATCTCGATCTACGACACGGATTACTGGCGCCGCATGACGGACAAGGAGAAGTCCTGGCTGCGCCGCCACCTGCAAGCCAATTCGATCAGCCAGTTCATGCACGGCGAACAGGGGGCGCTGATCGCGACATCCAAGATCGTCGCGACCGTGCCGGACATGAACGCCAAGTTCTATGCGGCGACGCAGGTGATGGACGAGGCGCGCCATGTCGAGGCCTACAAGCGGCTGTTGCACGAGAAGTTCCAGCTCGCCTATCCGATCAACAAGGCGCTCAAGACCCTGCTGGAGCAGACGCTGACAGACCGGCGCTGGGACATGACCTATCTCGGCATGCAGGTGCTGATCGAGGGTCTGGCGCTGGCCGCCTTCCAGTCGATCCGCGACAAGTCCGGCAATACGCTGGCCGGCGCGGTCAATGCCTACGTGATGCAGGACGAGGCGCGCCACGTCTCGTTCGGCCGGTTGGCGCTGCGCGAATACTATCCGGAGCTCTCCGATGCCGAGCGCGACGAGCGCGAGGAATTCGTGGTCGAGGCCCTGATCTTCATGCGCGATCGCTTCAACCAGGCCGAAGTTTGGGAGCGGCTCGGCCTGCCGGCCAAGATGCTGGACGACATCCACTACAACTCCAAGCAGATGAACTCCTTCCGCGGCCGTCTGTTCAGCCGCGTCGTGCCGACCGTGAAGGATATCGGCCTTTGGGGCACGCGCGTGCAGAAGGCCTTCGCCGAGATGGGCGTGATGGACTATGCCAAGGTCGATGTCGGCGAGCAGCTCGCCAACGACGGCCGCGTCGCCGACGAGTTCGACCGGAAGATGTTCGTCGATCGCTCGCTCGCGGCGGAGTGA
- a CDS encoding CoA ester lyase, which yields MPSTVRPRRSVLYMPGANTRALEKARTLPADALIFDLEDAVAPDAKEAARGNVVAAAKSGTYGRREIAIRCNGLATPWGKADVAAIARSGADAILVPKVESAADVASIVSLLDASGAPQTMAVWAMMETPLGILRAEEVAGSHKRLQLFVMGTNDLVKDMGARHTSMRLPLVTALGLGMLAARAHGLTILDGVYNDIRDAEGFREVCRQGLEMGFDGKTLIHPSQVEPCNEIFAPSTAELEMAGKIVAAFKAAQAEGRGVVTVDGRMIENLHVEQAERALALAAAIEELQAA from the coding sequence ATGCCGAGCACCGTTCGTCCGCGTCGCAGCGTTCTCTATATGCCGGGCGCCAACACGCGCGCGCTGGAAAAAGCCCGCACGCTGCCTGCCGATGCGCTGATCTTCGACCTCGAGGATGCCGTCGCGCCCGACGCCAAGGAAGCGGCGCGCGGTAACGTCGTTGCCGCGGCGAAGAGCGGGACCTACGGCAGGCGCGAGATCGCCATCCGCTGCAACGGTCTCGCGACGCCCTGGGGCAAGGCCGATGTGGCGGCGATCGCCAGGTCGGGCGCGGACGCGATCCTGGTGCCGAAAGTCGAGAGCGCGGCCGATGTCGCAAGCATCGTCTCGCTGCTCGATGCCTCGGGCGCACCGCAAACGATGGCCGTGTGGGCGATGATGGAAACGCCTCTCGGCATCCTGCGCGCCGAGGAGGTCGCGGGCTCGCACAAGCGGCTGCAGCTCTTCGTCATGGGCACCAACGATCTGGTCAAGGACATGGGCGCACGCCATACGTCCATGCGCCTGCCGCTGGTGACCGCGCTCGGGCTCGGCATGCTGGCCGCGCGCGCGCATGGCCTCACCATCCTCGACGGGGTCTACAACGACATCCGGGATGCCGAAGGCTTTCGCGAGGTCTGTCGGCAGGGGCTGGAGATGGGCTTCGACGGCAAGACGCTGATCCATCCGAGCCAGGTCGAGCCCTGCAACGAGATCTTCGCGCCCTCAACGGCCGAGCTCGAGATGGCGGGCAAGATCGTCGCAGCCTTCAAGGCGGCACAGGCCGAGGGCCGGGGCGTGGTCACGGTCGACGGCCGGATGATCGAGAATCTCCACGTCGAGCAGGCGGAGCGCGCTTTGGCGCTGGCCGCCGCCATCGAGGA
- a CDS encoding CoA transferase, which translates to MAESSLPLAGLRVLDISSFIAAPAAAVVLGDWGADVIKIESPDGDPNRTIMNDSSNYPKAGVNYPWQMGSRNKRSLVLDLKKPGARAALDRLIATSDVLICNFPPLVREKLGLTYEAVKAANPRLIYASLTGYGETGPDRDRPGFDATAYFARSGLLDAQRYEGGPPGVPSPAQGDRATAMTLVSSILMALIHRTKTGEGSWVGTSLLGNGLWSCGVIAQAALVGAFLPPRPPPERPRSALTNIYRTSDDRWLQLTIVREDKLWAPLCTALGHPELVNDPRFATQAERRRNSAALAAIMHEAFASRDYAYWLKTLGAQEVTFGVISRPQDVPDDPQAVACGAIVETAIAEMPRTLSNPIRLSFAEQRVAQAAPDLGQHSEEILRAAGLSADEIASLRADGAVR; encoded by the coding sequence ATGGCCGAGTCTTCCCTGCCGCTGGCAGGTCTGCGTGTATTGGATATCAGCTCCTTCATCGCCGCTCCGGCGGCGGCCGTCGTTCTCGGCGACTGGGGCGCCGACGTGATCAAGATCGAAAGCCCCGACGGCGATCCCAATCGCACGATCATGAACGATTCGAGCAACTATCCGAAGGCCGGAGTGAACTATCCGTGGCAGATGGGCTCGCGCAACAAGCGCTCCCTGGTCCTCGATCTCAAGAAGCCCGGGGCGCGCGCTGCGCTCGATCGGCTGATCGCGACGTCCGATGTCCTGATCTGCAACTTCCCGCCGCTGGTGCGCGAGAAGCTCGGCCTCACCTACGAGGCGGTGAAGGCTGCCAATCCGCGGCTGATCTACGCCTCGCTCACCGGCTACGGCGAGACCGGGCCCGACCGTGACCGGCCGGGCTTCGATGCGACGGCCTATTTCGCCCGTTCGGGGCTCCTCGACGCGCAGCGCTATGAAGGCGGCCCGCCCGGCGTTCCCAGCCCGGCCCAGGGCGACCGCGCGACGGCCATGACGCTGGTGTCGTCGATCCTGATGGCCCTGATCCACCGCACGAAGACGGGCGAGGGGTCCTGGGTCGGCACCTCGCTGCTGGGCAACGGCCTGTGGTCCTGCGGTGTGATCGCCCAGGCGGCGCTGGTCGGGGCTTTCCTGCCGCCGCGCCCGCCGCCGGAGCGGCCGCGCTCGGCATTGACCAACATCTATCGCACGTCCGACGACCGCTGGCTGCAACTCACGATCGTTCGCGAGGACAAGCTCTGGGCTCCGCTCTGCACCGCTCTCGGCCATCCCGAGCTCGTGAACGACCCGCGTTTTGCCACCCAGGCGGAGCGGCGCAGGAACTCGGCGGCGCTGGCGGCGATCATGCACGAGGCCTTCGCCTCGCGCGATTATGCCTATTGGCTGAAGACGCTCGGTGCGCAGGAGGTCACCTTCGGCGTCATCAGCCGGCCGCAGGACGTGCCCGACGATCCCCAGGCCGTCGCGTGCGGCGCCATCGTCGAAACGGCGATTGCCGAGATGCCGCGCACGCTCAGCAATCCCATCCGCCTCTCCTTCGCCGAGCAGCGCGTGGCGCAGGCCGCGCCTGACCTCGGCCAGCACAGCGAGGAGATTCTGCGCGCGGCAGGCCTTTCGGCCGACGAGATCGCCTCGCTGCGTGCAGACGGTGCGGTGCGGTGA
- a CDS encoding LysE family transporter: MHVPGFIFDPVSLAIEGAVIGFVIALPVGPAAALCIRRAITVGAVAGYLTGLGAALGDAIFGAVAAFGLSFVETFVARHEAWLRGIGGVILLVMGVTTMRHKPRTVGDPVTDDLEHRIATHFHYTSSSFFITVFNPLTVMAFGAAFAGRNLAGVGSSLADAALLVAGVFSGALAWWAILCSVASALRTQFSRSGMLWLNRVSGGIILAFGVVALVSLLPLPWRRIAEALGL; encoded by the coding sequence ATGCACGTGCCCGGCTTCATCTTCGACCCGGTCTCGCTTGCGATCGAGGGAGCCGTGATCGGCTTCGTCATCGCCTTGCCGGTCGGGCCGGCCGCCGCGCTCTGCATCCGTCGGGCGATCACCGTGGGCGCGGTGGCAGGCTACCTCACCGGCCTGGGCGCCGCGCTTGGCGATGCGATCTTCGGCGCCGTGGCAGCCTTCGGTCTTTCCTTCGTCGAGACCTTCGTGGCGCGGCACGAGGCGTGGCTGCGCGGCATCGGCGGCGTGATCCTCCTGGTGATGGGCGTGACGACGATGCGCCACAAGCCGCGCACCGTGGGCGATCCCGTGACCGACGATCTCGAGCACCGCATCGCCACCCACTTCCACTACACGAGCTCGAGCTTCTTCATCACCGTGTTCAATCCCCTCACCGTGATGGCCTTCGGCGCGGCCTTCGCCGGCCGCAATCTCGCGGGCGTCGGCTCCAGCCTGGCCGACGCGGCATTGCTGGTGGCGGGCGTGTTCTCCGGCGCGCTCGCCTGGTGGGCCATCCTGTGCTCCGTCGCATCGGCCCTTCGCACCCAGTTCAGCCGCTCGGGCATGCTGTGGCTGAACCGCGTGTCGGGCGGCATCATCCTCGCTTTCGGCGTGGTGGCGCTGGTGTCGCTCCTGCCGCTGCCCTGGCGCCGGATCGCCGAGGCGCTCGGTCTTTAG
- a CDS encoding malonic semialdehyde reductase: MLDDRSLDVLFRNARVHNGWQNKPVSDDQLRAIYELMKWGPTSANSSPARIVFVRTREGKERLRPALSSGNTEKTMNAPVTAIIAYDTRFYEHLPRLFPHNQTAVSWFAGPKNRTVAEATAFRNGSLQGAYLMIAARTLGLDVGPMSGFDNAKVDAAFFADGRFRSNFLCNIGYGDPGKLFNRNPRLAFEEACTLA, from the coding sequence ATGCTCGACGATCGCTCGCTCGACGTGCTCTTCCGCAATGCGCGCGTGCACAATGGCTGGCAGAACAAGCCGGTGTCCGACGACCAGCTTCGCGCGATCTACGAGCTGATGAAGTGGGGGCCGACCTCGGCCAACTCTTCGCCGGCGCGGATCGTGTTCGTGCGTACGCGCGAGGGCAAGGAGAGGCTGCGGCCCGCGCTCAGCAGCGGCAACACCGAGAAGACCATGAACGCGCCGGTGACAGCGATCATCGCCTACGACACGCGCTTCTACGAGCACCTGCCCAGGCTCTTTCCGCACAATCAGACGGCGGTAAGCTGGTTCGCCGGACCGAAGAACAGGACGGTCGCCGAGGCGACCGCCTTCCGCAACGGCTCGCTGCAAGGCGCCTATCTGATGATCGCCGCCCGCACGCTCGGCCTCGATGTTGGCCCCATGAGCGGTTTCGACAACGCCAAGGTGGATGCGGCGTTCTTCGCCGATGGGCGCTTCAGGAGCAACTTCCTGTGCAATATCGGCTACGGCGACCCCGGCAAGCTGTTCAACCGCAATCCGCGACTCGCCTTCGAGGAAGCCTGCACGCTCGCCTGA
- the pdxY gene encoding pyridoxal kinase PdxY: MRFLSLQSHVAYGYVGNRAATFPLQRLGHEVWAVNTVEFSNHTGYGAWRGRTAPAEQVADIVDGIEALGLLPGCDALLTGYVGDAALGDVVLDTARRVRAANPRALWCCDPVLGDVDTGIYVKPGIDVFFRERALPAADLVTPNHFELEHLTGRTVGTMAEALAAARSLLGGPRLALITSLRRSDTPSDQIEMIAVTREVAWRIATPLIGFEVMPNGTGDMVAALFTAFWLESGDVPDALGRVASAVYAVLEATSERGERELQLVAAQDRLVAPPRRFKAEKL; the protein is encoded by the coding sequence ATGCGCTTCCTCTCGCTTCAGAGCCATGTCGCCTACGGCTACGTCGGCAATCGGGCAGCAACCTTCCCTCTGCAACGATTGGGCCACGAGGTCTGGGCGGTGAACACGGTCGAATTCTCCAACCACACGGGATATGGCGCCTGGCGTGGCCGCACGGCGCCGGCCGAACAGGTGGCCGATATCGTCGACGGGATCGAGGCGCTGGGGCTGCTGCCGGGGTGCGACGCCCTGCTCACCGGCTATGTCGGCGATGCGGCGCTGGGCGACGTGGTGCTCGATACGGCGCGCCGGGTGCGCGCCGCCAATCCCAGGGCCCTGTGGTGCTGCGACCCCGTGCTGGGCGACGTCGATACCGGCATCTACGTGAAGCCGGGCATCGATGTCTTCTTTCGCGAGCGGGCCCTTCCCGCCGCCGATCTGGTGACGCCCAATCATTTCGAGCTGGAGCATCTCACCGGCCGCACGGTCGGCACGATGGCCGAGGCGCTCGCTGCCGCGCGCAGCCTGCTCGGGGGTCCCCGGCTCGCCCTGATCACCAGCCTTCGCCGGTCGGATACCCCGAGCGATCAGATCGAGATGATTGCCGTGACGAGGGAAGTCGCCTGGCGAATCGCCACCCCGCTGATCGGCTTCGAGGTCATGCCCAACGGGACGGGCGACATGGTCGCCGCCCTCTTCACCGCCTTCTGGCTCGAGAGCGGTGACGTGCCCGATGCACTCGGGCGGGTCGCGTCCGCCGTCTATGCGGTGCTCGAGGCGACCAGCGAACGGGGCGAGCGCGAGCTTCAGCTTGTCGCGGCGCAGGACCGCCTCGTCGCGCCGCCGCGGCGATTCAAGGCCGAGAAGCTCTGA
- the ribA gene encoding GTP cyclohydrolase II, with amino-acid sequence MSPAEVQSRTAAALAAVERALAELRRGGIVVLRDDDGAAGLVIAAECCGPLALQRLQGLAQAAPVLVTTRRRAEAIGMEIPPHIAGGMGAINKPITLDLPAGVPVDIILRPHEQGPDAARHIALRHFSRPVASHAPRIAETAVELAKLGRLLPAVVLGPLTRDAGHKRRDWAREQDLVYVDAADVLAYEETATRNLQQVAQANVPLEGAENARILAWRPSDGGKEHLAIVVGDIDPTEPVLVRLHSECFTGDLLASLRCDCGVQLRGAIAQIAKEGSGVLLYLAQEGRGIGLVNKLRAYELQDDGFDTIDANEQLGFDADERIYAPAATMLARMGIKRVRLMTNNPQKISQLARYGIEVVERVAHSFPANGHNENYLRTKAERAGHLL; translated from the coding sequence ATGAGCCCGGCCGAAGTCCAATCTCGTACCGCGGCGGCCCTGGCGGCCGTCGAGCGTGCTCTGGCCGAGTTGCGCCGCGGCGGCATCGTGGTCCTGCGTGACGATGACGGCGCGGCCGGCCTGGTGATCGCCGCCGAATGCTGTGGGCCACTCGCCCTGCAGCGTCTTCAGGGGCTTGCCCAGGCGGCGCCCGTGCTGGTCACCACCCGGCGCCGGGCCGAGGCGATCGGCATGGAGATCCCGCCGCACATCGCCGGCGGCATGGGCGCCATCAACAAGCCCATCACGCTCGACCTGCCGGCCGGCGTCCCGGTCGACATCATCCTGCGTCCGCACGAGCAGGGGCCGGACGCCGCCCGGCACATTGCCCTGCGCCATTTCTCGCGCCCGGTGGCGAGTCACGCACCGCGCATCGCTGAGACGGCGGTCGAGCTCGCCAAGCTCGGCCGTCTGCTGCCCGCCGTCGTGCTCGGCCCGCTGACGCGCGATGCGGGCCACAAGCGGCGCGACTGGGCGCGCGAGCAGGATCTGGTCTATGTCGATGCGGCCGACGTGCTGGCCTACGAGGAGACGGCGACACGCAACCTGCAGCAGGTGGCGCAGGCCAACGTGCCGCTCGAAGGGGCGGAGAACGCCCGCATCCTCGCCTGGCGGCCGAGCGACGGCGGCAAGGAGCATCTCGCGATCGTGGTGGGCGACATCGATCCCACCGAGCCGGTGCTGGTCCGGCTGCACTCCGAATGCTTCACCGGCGACCTGCTGGCCTCGCTGCGCTGCGACTGCGGCGTGCAGCTTCGCGGCGCCATCGCCCAGATCGCCAAGGAAGGCTCGGGCGTGCTGCTCTACCTCGCGCAGGAAGGCCGCGGCATCGGGCTCGTGAACAAGCTGCGCGCCTACGAACTGCAGGACGATGGCTTCGACACCATCGATGCCAACGAGCAGCTCGGCTTCGACGCCGACGAGCGCATCTATGCGCCGGCCGCGACGATGCTGGCGCGCATGGGCATCAAGCGCGTGCGGCTCATGACCAACAACCCGCAGAAGATCTCCCAGCTCGCCCGGTACGGCATCGAGGTCGTCGAGCGCGTCGCGCACTCTTTTCCGGCCAACGGCCACAACGAGAACTATCTCCGGACCAAGGCGGAGCGGGCAGGCCATCTGCTCTGA
- a CDS encoding aspartate-semialdehyde dehydrogenase has product MGFRVAVVGATGNVGREMLQILAERNFPADDVVALASSRSAGRQVSFGESTVLKVHDLARFDFKGIDIALSSPGAKVSAEHSPRAAKAGAVVIDNTSYWRMDPDVPLVVPEVNRAAIAGYKRRGIIANPNCSTIQMVTALKPIHDAAKIRRVVVATYQSTSGAGKEAMDELLNQTRSFFVNQDLEPKKFAKNIAFNVIPQIDVFMEDGATKEEWKMVVETKKILDPRIRVHATCVRVPTFIGHAEAMNVELEEPLDEVEARRILAGAPGVLVVDRREPGGYVTPKEVTGQDAVFVSRVRVDPTVDNGLAFWCVSDNLRKGAALNAVQIAEELIKGYI; this is encoded by the coding sequence ATGGGCTTCAGAGTCGCCGTCGTCGGCGCGACCGGCAATGTCGGTCGCGAAATGCTGCAGATCCTGGCCGAGCGGAATTTCCCGGCCGACGATGTCGTGGCGCTGGCTTCCAGCCGCTCCGCCGGGCGTCAGGTCTCGTTCGGCGAAAGCACGGTGCTGAAGGTCCACGACCTCGCCCGCTTCGACTTCAAGGGCATCGACATTGCCCTCAGCTCGCCCGGCGCCAAGGTGTCGGCGGAGCACAGCCCGCGCGCCGCCAAGGCGGGCGCGGTCGTGATCGACAACACCTCGTACTGGCGGATGGACCCGGACGTGCCCCTGGTCGTGCCCGAGGTCAATCGCGCGGCGATCGCCGGCTACAAGCGGCGCGGCATCATCGCCAATCCGAACTGCTCCACCATCCAGATGGTGACGGCGCTGAAGCCGATCCACGATGCGGCGAAGATCCGGCGCGTCGTGGTCGCGACCTATCAATCCACGTCGGGCGCCGGCAAGGAGGCGATGGACGAGCTGCTGAACCAGACCAGGAGCTTTTTCGTCAACCAGGATCTCGAACCCAAGAAGTTCGCCAAGAACATCGCCTTCAATGTCATTCCCCAGATCGACGTCTTCATGGAGGACGGCGCGACCAAGGAGGAGTGGAAGATGGTGGTCGAGACCAAGAAGATCCTCGATCCCAGGATCAGGGTTCACGCCACCTGCGTGCGCGTGCCGACCTTCATCGGTCATGCCGAGGCGATGAATGTCGAGCTCGAGGAGCCGCTCGACGAGGTCGAGGCGCGGCGCATCCTTGCCGGCGCGCCCGGCGTGCTGGTGGTCGACCGTCGCGAGCCCGGCGGCTATGTCACACCCAAGGAAGTCACCGGCCAGGATGCCGTGTTCGTCAGCCGCGTGCGGGTCGATCCGACCGTCGACAACGGGCTCGCGTTCTGGTGCGTGAGCGACAATCTGCGCAAAGGTGCGGCGCTCAATGCCGTCCAGATCGCCGAGGAGTTGATCAAGGGCTACATCTAG
- a CDS encoding response regulator transcription factor has translation MDQGSTISANNRGKKILLVDDDQALRSVLAEQLDLYDGFTTIQVGTAAEGLEKAKLAHYDAVLLDIGLPDMDGRELCKLMRRQGVRAPVIMLTAADSDADTILGLESGANDYVTKPFRINVLLARLRAHLRQHERSEDAVMTIGPYEFHPAGKMLLEKGGKRKIRLTDKEASILKFLFRAGDRPVARDVLLNEVWGYNAGVTTHTLETHIYRLRQKIEKDPANAAILVTDRGGYRLQP, from the coding sequence ATGGATCAGGGCAGCACCATCTCGGCCAACAACCGCGGCAAGAAGATCCTGCTGGTCGACGACGATCAGGCCTTGCGCTCGGTGCTGGCCGAGCAGCTCGATCTCTACGACGGCTTCACCACGATCCAGGTCGGCACCGCGGCCGAAGGCCTCGAGAAGGCCAAGCTCGCGCACTACGACGCCGTCCTGCTCGACATCGGCCTGCCCGACATGGATGGCCGTGAGCTCTGCAAGCTGATGCGCCGGCAGGGCGTGCGCGCTCCCGTCATCATGCTGACCGCGGCCGACTCCGACGCCGATACGATCCTCGGCCTCGAATCGGGCGCCAACGACTACGTGACCAAGCCGTTCCGCATCAACGTCCTGCTGGCGCGCCTGCGCGCCCATCTACGCCAGCACGAGCGCAGCGAGGACGCCGTCATGACGATCGGCCCGTATGAGTTTCATCCCGCCGGCAAGATGCTGCTGGAGAAGGGCGGCAAGCGGAAGATCCGGCTGACCGACAAGGAAGCGTCGATCCTGAAGTTCCTGTTCCGCGCCGGCGACCGGCCGGTGGCGCGCGACGTGCTCCTGAACGAGGTGTGGGGCTACAACGCGGGCGTGACCACGCACACGCTCGAGACGCACATCTACCGGCTGCGACAGAAGATCGAGAAGGATCCGGCCAATGCCGCCATCCTGGTGACCGATCGCGGCGGCTATCGCCTGCAACCCTGA
- a CDS encoding tetratricopeptide repeat protein, with protein MQQLRLAGQALRAGRLDEAIASYFRLLAQRPYHAELHNSLGVALRKAGKLEAAVSHHRLSLAEDPQNPALHTNLGNALRAVNRPEEAVKHHFRSIALNRDYADGFFNLALCLRDLGRIDEAIGCFTRALALNPDSKRARTELAIALLMRGDLRDGFAIYEARKRLPETPTPDFAQPAWDGGPIEGKRILLHPEQGLSDVLLFVRFARELKRRGAKVLVLCQLPLKELLAGADYIDEVVAEGESLPPFDVHASMVSLPYLCSPDFEAMPSPYLSAPSDRLIKLGRLDKARLRIGIYWAANGRQAQDRLRSAPFAQFLAFTGDPELLIFSLQGGAGQKDIQQFAAAGLVHDVGRGIFDFAEAASALSQLDLLITIDAPIAHLGAAMGLKTWVLLPAYPDWRWQLGGTRAPWYPTARLFRQPKVGDWDSVFAVVRNEVELLKLQMPPATSGR; from the coding sequence ATGCAGCAACTGCGCCTGGCGGGTCAGGCGTTGCGCGCCGGCCGGCTCGACGAGGCGATCGCCTCGTACTTCCGCTTGCTGGCACAGCGGCCCTATCACGCCGAGCTGCACAACAGCCTCGGCGTGGCCCTGCGCAAGGCGGGGAAGCTCGAGGCGGCGGTGTCGCATCATCGCCTGTCGCTGGCCGAGGATCCGCAGAACCCGGCGCTGCACACCAATCTCGGCAACGCCCTGCGGGCCGTGAACCGGCCCGAGGAGGCGGTGAAGCACCACTTCCGGTCGATCGCGCTCAACCGCGACTACGCCGACGGCTTTTTCAACCTGGCGCTTTGCCTGCGCGACCTCGGCCGCATCGACGAGGCGATCGGCTGCTTCACGCGCGCGCTCGCGCTCAATCCCGACAGCAAGCGTGCGCGCACCGAGCTCGCGATCGCCCTGCTGATGCGCGGCGATCTGCGCGACGGCTTTGCCATCTACGAGGCGCGCAAACGGCTGCCCGAGACGCCGACGCCCGACTTTGCACAGCCGGCCTGGGACGGCGGCCCGATCGAGGGAAAGCGCATCCTGCTCCATCCCGAGCAGGGGCTGAGCGATGTGCTGCTGTTCGTGCGGTTCGCGCGCGAGCTGAAGCGTCGCGGAGCCAAGGTGCTGGTGCTGTGCCAGCTCCCGCTCAAGGAGCTGCTGGCCGGCGCCGACTATATCGACGAGGTCGTCGCCGAAGGCGAAAGCCTGCCGCCGTTCGATGTCCATGCCTCCATGGTCTCGCTGCCGTATCTCTGCAGCCCCGATTTCGAGGCGATGCCGTCGCCCTATCTCTCGGCGCCGTCGGACCGGCTGATCAAGCTCGGTCGGCTGGACAAGGCGCGCCTCCGCATCGGCATCTACTGGGCGGCCAACGGCCGCCAGGCGCAGGACCGGCTGCGCTCCGCGCCGTTCGCCCAGTTCCTGGCCTTCACCGGCGATCCCGAGCTGCTGATCTTCAGCCTGCAGGGCGGCGCCGGCCAGAAGGATATCCAGCAGTTCGCCGCAGCCGGACTCGTCCACGATGTCGGCCGCGGCATCTTCGATTTCGCCGAGGCCGCGAGCGCCCTGTCGCAGCTCGATCTGCTGATCACGATCGACGCGCCGATCGCGCATCTCGGCGCGGCGATGGGGCTCAAGACCTGGGTGCTGTTGCCCGCCTACCCCGACTGGCGCTGGCAGCTCGGCGGCACCCGCGCGCCCTGGTATCCGACGGCGCGGCTGTTCCGCCAGCCGAAGGTGGGCGACTGGGATTCCGTGTTCGCCGTCGTCCGCAACGAGGTCGAGCTGCTGAAGCTGCAGATGCCGCCGGCGACCTCCGGCCGGTAA